The genomic region GCCACCCCATGCGGCAAGGCCACCATCTGCGGCGCCGCCCCGCCCCGGGTCCAGTGGCGCCGTTTGGCGCTGTCCTTGGGGCTGCGGTTTTGCGCCTTGGCCCGGGTCGCGCGGGCCTCTTGCGAGATGGCATCCCCCGAGCGGTCGGAGCCCGCCGGCACCCCGGCATAGCGCGCCAGGGCCCAGGCCGCACCGAGACTATCGGCCAGGCCCAGTTGCACGCCAAGCCCCATGTCGCTGCAATCCTCTTCGACCTGGGCCAGCATCCCGGCCTCGCCGCCAAACAGATGCGCGCAGCCGGTCAGATCAATCACCAACCCATCCGGCTCCTGTTCCGCCACCCAGGGGCTGTATTTACCCGCCCAGCGCCGCAGCGCCGTCAAAAAGACCCTTTCGGCCGGAGCGTTGCGACTGCGAGTCAGCAGATGCCCGCACATGGCGTAGGCGTCGCGCACCGGTTGCCCGACCCACAGGCCCTCGGACACAGCGGCACAATTTAACGCAGAAATAACCTGAGTATTGGATAGTTCCTCGACCACGGCCAGCGGCCCGGCAGTGCCTGCCTGTTTTGCCCGCATGAGACGTTCAGCGCCTAAGCGCGGAAACCAGAGCGACAGAATGCGACGATGAGACATGGCGGGGAATGTGCAGACTTTTGGCGCGGGGTGAGGGATATTGGGCGACCACCATAGGCAGGCCAGCGTGTGTTCCTTTTTTGTTCCATTTATTCGATTCGGTCAAGGGCACCGTTCAACCAAGGAGATCCCCTGTGAACCACAAACTGAGCCACCGAATTTCCCACCGGGTTTTCCACCTTCTGGCGCTGGTCATACTGGTCGGGTCACTTGGCCTGACAGCGCCGGCCCTGACCGCGCAAGCGCCAATCACCAACAAAAATGTGAAGAAACGTATCGCCCTTATGTTATCCGCCCAGGACGCCGTCGCCATCCTCGGCGATATGATGGCAGGGCGCATGGTGTTTAACGCGGCCAAAGCCCGCGCTGCACGGCGGGTATTGGTCCAAACCAGCAGCCGTATTTCAAGACGCTTCAGGACGCCGCACCAGGATCCGCAGTCCCACGCCCGCCCCGAGATCTGGACCTATTGGGACGATTTCAGCGCCCGCGCAGAGATTTCAGAGCAGGCCGCCAGACAGCTCAGCGTCTCGTCCCTCAATGGGTTACGTCACAGCCTGCCCAACCTGTTGCACAGCTGTCTGAGTTGCCATCAGCGGTTTCGGGTGGAACCCAACGAATTCATTACCCATTAGGGCAGACGAAACGGAGCCAAGACCACCTCAGACCCCGTAGCGGGCCAGGAAGGTGTCTACCGCACCTTTGGTGACCCGCTCCCGATCTGCCTCGTTGAAATCCGTATCGATATTGAACATCAGGCGCGGAAACAGATCCGCCTTGCACAGCTCGGCCAGTTGGTCCGCCGCCAGATCGAAATCATCAATTCTCAGCTCACCCCGCGCGGTGGCTTGCTCCAGGTACTCCCTGATCCGCGCCCGGACCACCATTGGGCCGCTTTCATAAAACTGACGCCCGAGATCGGGAAACCGTTCCGCCTCGGCAACGCAGATGCGGAACATCTTTTGCCCGAAATCAGACAAAATCACATTCAGGATATGGCGCGCGGCGACCTGCAGAACCTGTTGCGGCGAACAGCTGGTCTCGATCAGGTCCACCGTAGCGCAGGCCTGGCGGTCACACTCATGCCGCGCCACCTCCATGAACAGCAAACGTTTGTCGGGGAAATAGCTGTATAATGTCGCCTTGGACACGCCAGCAGCACGGGCAATATCATCGACACTGGCACCTTCGAACCCATCCGCCATAAACACGTCGCGTGCGCCTTCCAGCACCTGATCAAATTTGCGGCCGGTCCGCAGAATGGTGGCAGGCTGGTTCATCAAGGTTCCTTTGGGGCACAGGCCATAGTCTTGGCCATAGTCTTGGCCATAGTCTTGGCCGTCAACTTAGCCCGGCAACGCCGCCTTCAACAACCACCCTCGTGCAGACTTGCAGCTTCCCCCGAAAATGATACTTCTAGAATCATTCTAATTTTGGGGATCGATATGCGATTTTTCTCACACCGAAAGCACTTTTCCGATCTGAGTGAGCAGGAGATCATCGCCCTAGCCATCTCATCTGAGGAAGATGATGCAAGAATTTATCGCGGCTTTGCCGAACGGTTACGCGGTGAATTTCCAGCCACCGCCACGGTGTTCGACGGCATGGCCAGCGAAGAGGACCAGCACCGCGCCTTGTTGATCGCCCTGCATCAGGATCGCTTTGGTGCCACCATTCCCTTGATTCGCCGCGAACATGTGGCAGGGTTTTACGCCCGCCGCCCGGTCTGGCTGCAAAGCACCCTGAGTCTCGAGCGGATGCGGGGCGAAGCCAAGGCGATGGAACGCAACGCCGAGCGATTCTATCTGGCCGCCGCAGGTCGCAGCAAGGATGCCGGTACCCGCAAACTGCTCGGCGATCTCGCGGCCGAAGAGGCCGGGCATCAGGTTGCTGCCGAGGGATTGGAGCAGGCCCACCTGACCGAAGACACATTGGCCCGCGAGGACGATACCGCGCGGCGGCAGTTCATCCTGACCTGGGTGCAACCGGGATTGGCCGGGCTGATGGATGGCTCGGTATCAACACTGGCGCCGATCTTTGCCGTCGCCTTTGCCACCCAGGACACCTGGACCACCTTTCTGGTAGGTATCGCCGCCTCGGTTGGGGCCGGGATTTCGATGGGCTTCACCGAGGCCGCTTCGGATGATGGGGCATTGTCGGGACGTGGCTCTCCGTTCAAACGGGGCATTGCATCCGGGGTGATGACAACGGTCGGCGGCTTGGGTCACGCGCTGCCCTATTTGATCGCAGATTTCTGGACCGCCACCAGTCTGGCCATTGCGGTAGTCTTTGTAGAACTTTGGGCCATCGCCTGGATTCAGAACAGGTATATGGAGACCCCGTTCTGGCGCGCCGCCCTGCAGGTGGTACTGGGCGGCGCATTGGTTCTGGGGGCCGGGGTGTTGATCGGCAGTGGCTAGGTCAGCGGAGCCTAAACGCTCCCGCGTTCACCAGTTGTGACCTTGGGCATGGCGCCGCGCAAGCGCGGCGCAGCCGGGGCCAGCCCCGGACCCCGAGGTATTTTCGACAAGAAGAAATGATGCCGCCGAGATGTTACTGTGCGGTCCTTGCAAGACAGTGCGACATTGACCCGCCATGCGTAAGCATGGCGCCGGGCCCAACGGGAGGAGCGTCTCCGCCAGGAGACCGACGACGGGCGGGAGCGCCGAGAGCAAACAACCTTGATAGAGGGTCGAATTGATCTATGCCTTTGCATCGCGGCGCGATAGCACTGGGCCTATGATAGACATCTTCTTTAGAACACTGCCCTTTTTTGCCATTATCGGTCTCGGATACGGGGCGGGACGGACACGGTTTTTCAACGCCGAGGCGACCGCCTATCTGACCAAATTTGTATTCTATTTCGCACTGTCGGCGATGATTTTTCGATTTTCCGCCAACCTGTCCTTTGCCGAGATTTTCGATCCAAGGCTGATCATTGGCTATCTGGCTGGGACCATGGCGGTTTATTTGCTGGTGACGCTGGTCGCCACCCTGCGGGGGTTGGATATGCAGACCGCGGCGGTTGAGGCGCAGTGCGGCGCCATTGGCAATGTTGGGTTTCTCGGCCTGCCGATGATGGTGATCCTGTTTGGAGAGGCCTCGATCGGGCCGATGATGCTGGTGCTCAGCGTCGATCTGGTGGTGTTTTCCTCGTTGATCGTGATCCTGATCAATGCCGGTCGCGGGTCTGGGCTTACCGTGGCGACATTCAGGCTGGTGGCGGCTGGGCTGGTCAAGAACCCGATGATCGTCTCGATCTGTTGCGGGCTGAGCTGGTCAGCTCTGGCCTTGCCAATACCTGCCCCGGTAAATGAGTTCCTGACAATCCTGGGCGGTGCGGCCACTCCGGGGGCGCTGTTTGCTATCGGAGCGTCACTGGCAGCGGCATCAGCAGAGCGGGTGCAGATCGCGGTCTGGCTCAGCTTTGCCAAGCTGGTGGGGCACCCGTTACTGGTCGCAATCGGCGTATTATGGCTGTTGCCGTTGGATGCCTATGCGGCCACCATTGTGATCTCGTCTGCGGCCCTGCCGGTGGCGGGGAATGTCTATATGCTGGCGCAACACTATGGCGTAGCCCCACAACGGGTCTCGGCAACGATTCTGTTTTCCACCATGGCGTCGATCGTCACCGTGCCGATGGTGATCTCCTGGGTTGCCGCCCTGGTGGCGATCCCCTGAGGCAGATCGGCGCGATTCGTCTTTATCCTTCGAAATCGCCGCAATTTCAGACGCGACATGTCCCCTTGCACTAGACCCGCTGCCCGCTGCCGGGTAGCGGTAGGGCGAGCAATCCAGGAGAACTTTATGGAAACCCTGTCGGAAAACAAAGCCTTTGGCGGCACCCAGGGTGTCTATCGACACCCCAGCACCGCAACCAACTGCGATATGAGTTTTGGCCTGTTCCTGCCCGAGGAGGCGCGCGATGGTCCGGTGCCGGTCTTGTGGTATCTGTCGGGGCTGACCTGCACCCATGAAAACGCCATGTCCAAGGCCGGGGCACAAAACTGGGCCGCCGAGCAGGGCATCGCGCTGGTGTTTCCGGATACCAGCCCTCGCGGCGAGGGGGTTGCTGACGACGAGGCCTATGATCTGGGTCAGGGCGCCGGATTTTACGTCAACGCCAGCCAGGCCCCCTGGGCGTCTCATTTCAACATGTGGGACTATCTGGCCGATGAGCTGCCAGCGCTGCTGGGCGAAAAATTCTCTGTTGATCTGGACCGGCAGGCGATCACCGGACATTCGATGGGTGGCCACGGCGCGCTGACGCTGGCGATGGGGCTGCCGGGGCGGTTCCGCTCGGTGTCGGCCTTTGCGCCAATCTGCAACCCAAGTGCCAGCGATTGGGGCCGCAAGCAGCTCTCAGCCTATCTGGGCGAGGATGAGGCCGCTTGGGCCCGCCATGACGCCACCCTGATGATGCGTGAAACCGGGTTTGATGGCCCAATCCTGATCGACACTGGCACCACGGATCAATTCATCGACCTGTTGCAGCCCGAGGCCTTTGCCCAGGCGGTCACAGAGCGGCGGCAAGAGGCGACGCTGCGGCTGCAGCCTGGCTATGACCACAGCTATTTCTTTGTCTCCACCTTCATCGAAGAGCATATCGCTTTTCACGCTGACGCGCTTTATCGGGACTGATCCATGCCACAGTACGACTATGACCTTGTCATCATTGGCTCTGGCCCCTCGGGCCGGACTGCTGCCATTCAGGCAGGCAAGCTGAAACGCCGGGTTCTGGTGATCGACCGCCAAGACCGGCTTGGCGGCGTTTCGGTGCATACCGGCACTGTGCCCTCTAAAACCCTGCGCGAGACTGTGCTGAATCTCAGCGGTTGGCGCGAGCGCAGTTTCTATGGCCGCTCCTACCGGGTGAAGGATCAGATTGCCGCCGAGGACCTGAAGGCACGTCTGCATATGACGCT from Parasedimentitalea psychrophila harbors:
- a CDS encoding c-type cytochrome; this translates as MNHKLSHRISHRVFHLLALVILVGSLGLTAPALTAQAPITNKNVKKRIALMLSAQDAVAILGDMMAGRMVFNAAKARAARRVLVQTSSRISRRFRTPHQDPQSHARPEIWTYWDDFSARAEISEQAARQLSVSSLNGLRHSLPNLLHSCLSCHQRFRVEPNEFITH
- a CDS encoding TetR/AcrR family transcriptional regulator — encoded protein: MNQPATILRTGRKFDQVLEGARDVFMADGFEGASVDDIARAAGVSKATLYSYFPDKRLLFMEVARHECDRQACATVDLIETSCSPQQVLQVAARHILNVILSDFGQKMFRICVAEAERFPDLGRQFYESGPMVVRARIREYLEQATARGELRIDDFDLAADQLAELCKADLFPRLMFNIDTDFNEADRERVTKGAVDTFLARYGV
- the mbfA gene encoding iron exporter MbfA gives rise to the protein MRFFSHRKHFSDLSEQEIIALAISSEEDDARIYRGFAERLRGEFPATATVFDGMASEEDQHRALLIALHQDRFGATIPLIRREHVAGFYARRPVWLQSTLSLERMRGEAKAMERNAERFYLAAAGRSKDAGTRKLLGDLAAEEAGHQVAAEGLEQAHLTEDTLAREDDTARRQFILTWVQPGLAGLMDGSVSTLAPIFAVAFATQDTWTTFLVGIAASVGAGISMGFTEAASDDGALSGRGSPFKRGIASGVMTTVGGLGHALPYLIADFWTATSLAIAVVFVELWAIAWIQNRYMETPFWRAALQVVLGGALVLGAGVLIGSG
- a CDS encoding AEC family transporter, yielding MIDIFFRTLPFFAIIGLGYGAGRTRFFNAEATAYLTKFVFYFALSAMIFRFSANLSFAEIFDPRLIIGYLAGTMAVYLLVTLVATLRGLDMQTAAVEAQCGAIGNVGFLGLPMMVILFGEASIGPMMLVLSVDLVVFSSLIVILINAGRGSGLTVATFRLVAAGLVKNPMIVSICCGLSWSALALPIPAPVNEFLTILGGAATPGALFAIGASLAAASAERVQIAVWLSFAKLVGHPLLVAIGVLWLLPLDAYAATIVISSAALPVAGNVYMLAQHYGVAPQRVSATILFSTMASIVTVPMVISWVAALVAIP
- the fghA gene encoding S-formylglutathione hydrolase, which produces METLSENKAFGGTQGVYRHPSTATNCDMSFGLFLPEEARDGPVPVLWYLSGLTCTHENAMSKAGAQNWAAEQGIALVFPDTSPRGEGVADDEAYDLGQGAGFYVNASQAPWASHFNMWDYLADELPALLGEKFSVDLDRQAITGHSMGGHGALTLAMGLPGRFRSVSAFAPICNPSASDWGRKQLSAYLGEDEAAWARHDATLMMRETGFDGPILIDTGTTDQFIDLLQPEAFAQAVTERRQEATLRLQPGYDHSYFFVSTFIEEHIAFHADALYRD